GATATTTCACAGGAAATTGTGGAGGCTGTAGATTTTGTAGCCGAAGAAAATCACGATAAAGTTTCGGAATATTCTGGATCTTCAGTGATTAGAATTTGGAATGATGGACGAATTAAAGTGATCCGGGAATAATATTTTTGAACCACAAAAGTCACAAAAGTTTAATGATTACTAAGTGAAAGTACACTGCATAAAAGTTCACAAAAAACAGCTAACTATTTCTTTTTAAATTCCCTTTCATATAAAGTAATCCAATCTTCCGGAGTTATTTTCTGACATAACTCCGCAATTAATTCAAACGGAATGTCTTCAACTTTCTTGAATCTTATACAGGATTTTCCCATGTCTAATTTTCGGGGAGAATATTTTGGATATTCTGCTACGAACCAGTTTAATAATTCTGGATTGGCATAAATGCCCATGTGGTAAAGTGCAATGAAATTTTTCTGAGAAGCTAAATTTATAAAAGGCAAAGGTGTATTTGGCGTGCAATGATAACCAGCCGGATAGGTTTCCAGTGGAATGCTCCACCCAATCATACCGTAGCTGAGCTGGTCCTGAAAACCAGGAGGCAAATTTTGAGAAACTGTTTCATACAATTTTCGGAAAGAAGCTTTTCTTTCTTCCGGAACTTGATTCAAATATTCTTCCACAGAATTTGCCTCGATTTTCATATTTTATTTTTTCAAATATTCATCAAAATAATCGGTCACTTTTTGCATTAAGTGAACTCTGTCTTTTCCTAAAACATTATGCTCATGTCCCGGATAAACAAAGTAATCCATCTGCACTCCATGATCTACCGCAGCCTTTAAAAAGTTCATGGAATGTTGCCAAACCACAACATTATCTTGGGCGCCGTGAATCATTAATAAATGACCTTTTAGGTTTTGGACTTTATCTAAAAGATTGGCCTGTTTATATCCTTCCGGATTATTTTGTGGCGAATCCATATATCGTTCGGTGTACATAATTTCATACATATTCCAGTCGATCACGGGACCACCTGCAACCGCTACTTTGAAAACGTCTGGATGTTTCAACATGAAACTTGTGGTCATAAATCCACCATAACTCCAACCATGAATTCCCAATCGATCGGCATCTACGTAAGGTAGAGATTTTAAATAAGCAACACCTTGCAGTTGATCTTTCATTTCAGTTTCGCCGGCATGTCTGAAAATGGCCTGTTCAAATTTTAATCCACGGTTAGAAGAACCTCGTCCGTCCATGGTGAAAACAATGTATCCTTTTTGCGCCATAAACTCGTACCACAAATTCCCTGAGGCTGGGAAACTATCGGTTACCAGTTGAGCGTGCGGACCATTGTACAAATACACAATTACCGGATATTTTTTGTTCGCATCAAAATCGGTTGGCAGAATGATTTTACCGTATAAAGGTGTTCCGTCATCTGCTTTTAAAGTGACATTTTTAATTTCCGGTCGCTGGTACGTTTTTAAGGTGTTTTCTGCCGTCAAAATATTCTTGACTTTCGCTGTGTTCGTATTGATTAGATTTACACTTCTTGGCGTTGTTGCGTTGCTGTAAATATCATAAAGGTGATTTCCGTCTTTGCTCAAAATACCGGAGTGCATTCCGGCACCTTGATCCAGTCGTTGGGTTTTAAAATTCGTCCAGTCTACTTTGTAAAGATGTCTTTCCAGCGGAGATTCCTGCGTAGAAACGTAAAATATTTCTTTTTTCTTTTCATTAAAACCGAGAACATCAGTCACAAGCCAATCACCTTTCGTCAGCTGCGCGACCAAGCCTTTATCTACATTATAATGGAAGAGATGATTATATCCTGGTCGCTGACTTTGCCAAATAAAATCGGTATTTGAATTCGGGAAAAATAATAAAGGCTGTTGTGGTTCTACATATTTATCAGATTGCTCTTCGAATAATTTCTTCATAAAACTTCCGGTAGAAGCATTGTACTGATTCATTTTCAAATCATTCTGATCTCGGTTTAGCACTCCAACAAAAACTGATTTAGAGTCTGGACTCCAGGTAATAACGGTCAGATATTGTTCCGGATCGCCTTCAGTATTTAAAAAAGTAGTTTTATTGGTTTTGATATCATAAATTCCTAAAGTCACATGATGAGACGGCGTTCCCGCCATCGGATATTTAATATTTTTATTCACCGCCGGTACCACACTCCAGTCAATAATTGGATAATCCTTCACCATTGACTGATCCATTCTGTAGAAAGCAATTCTGGAATTGTCCGGGGAAATGAAAATTCCTTTTGTGATCCCAAACTCCCGTTGATGAACTGCCTGTCCGTTCAGAATATCTTCGTTGGAATCATTGGTAATCTGAATTACTTTTCCGTTTTTAGTATAGTATAAATTATTTTTGATGGTATACACGAAGCCTTCATTATCACTAAATGCTTCCGCGTTTTCCGCTTCTTTATCCCGCGATATTCCTTCTTTTATTTTCCACACTTTGCCGGAACGCTCAATCCAGAAGTCTTGAGAGTTCTGACTGAAATATCCCTTATCTTTTGTTACAAATGTAATTCTGGGAAAAGATTTTAATTTTTTATCCAAAGACAATGTAGTATTCAACTGATGCAATGAAACCAAAGTATCTTGTTTCTGCGTAGCAAGGTCAGTTACCAAATAACCATTTTTAGTTGCTTGATAATAGGATTTGCCATCATCAGACCAAGAAAACTGGGAAATGTTTTTCACGGCAAGATTGCTTCTTAATCCGTTTACGGCTTCAGCAATGGTGAATTTTTGATTTTGGGCAAACAGACAACTTCCGGAAAACAGAACAAGAAAAGAGAGTTTAGATAATTTCATTAGATATATAATATTATTTTAAAATAGAAAAGAACCCTTTAATTATAGGTTTTAAGCCTCTATCAAAGGATGGCTAAAATTAATAAATAAAATTGATTTCAATAAAGCTCCTAATTCTTTGGCGAAGTGTACAAAACGGTGAGCGGATCTTGGTCAGCTTTCGGGCGGTTCCATTTGTACTGATGGGTCCAGTACGCGGCTTTCATGGAGAGAATTCCTAAACCAGCGCCGAAAAGAACATCAGAAATATAGTGTTTATTATTAATCATTCTCATCGCGCCCACGGTTGTTGCAACGCCATACGCAGCGTACGGAACCCATTTGTGCTGCTCCCCATACTCGATAGAAAGCATAGTCGCCCCTGCAAAAACATTAGCAGTGTGACCGGAAGGAAAAGAATATGCGGTCCCATCAGGACGGGTTTCCTTTAAAGATTTTTTCAGGATATAGACCAAACCTAAATTGACTAATTGTCCCTTAACTAAAATCGCCGTTCGGTTCTTATAATCCGTTCTGGGTTTCATACCTGCGATTTCAAAGCCATAAATTGCGGCGAAGGGTAAAAACTGCGCATAATCATCCAGGTGATTTTCAAAACCAAAAAGATGTTCATTACGTTCTTCTACGATTTCATTTTTTAGCGATTCTTTCCCGCGCCCGTCAGCGATGATTCCGGAAATCATTAATCCAGCGGGCACATACAATTTTTTATATTGGAAATCGAAACGCTGATTTTTAATTTTCACGGAATCTTTTTGTTGAGCGTAATTGTTACTCATAAAAAAGCACATCAATAAGAAAGCATAATATTTTTTCATAGTAAAGTCGTAGTAACAAATGTAAAAATTAATACATTCTTAACCTACATCAATGGATATACATTTATACCGGCATATCTTTGCATTATCAAAATTAAAAACACATAAAATATATTATTATGGCAAATAAATGGAATTTAGACCCAAGTCACAGCGAAATTACTTTTAAAGTAAGACACATGATGATTTCTAATGTTAAAGGATCATTCAACACCTTCACTGCAGAAATGGAAGCAGAAGATGACACTTTTAAAAATGCAAAAGTAAAAGCAACGATTCAGACTGATTCTATCAGTACAAACAGTGCAGACCGAGATAAACACTTGAAAAGTGAAGATTTTTTCAACGTAGAAGCGAATCCACAAATTACTTTTGAAACTGATTCTTTAAATAATGAAATCACCGGAAATCTTACGATGAATGGCGTTACAAAACCTGTTCAATTAGATGTTGAATTCGGTGGGATCAATGTTGATCCTTACGGCCAAACCAAAGCTGGCTTTTCATTTGAAGGTAAAATCAAAAGAAGTGATTTCGGCTTAAATTGGAACGCAGCTCTGGAAACAGGCGGGGTAATGGTTTCTGACGAAGTGAAAATCGCTGGAGAACTGCAGTTTGTAAAAGCGTAAAAATATAATTTTTATCAAAAAAAGTTCACCCGTAGTCGGGTGAACTTTTTGTTTTTCTAAATATTGGTAATCAAAATTTAAAAGAAATACCAAAAATAATCATTGTACGATTTTGAAAGTTTTCGTGTACACTTTGGCGTATTTACTTTTAATTCAACTTCAGAAATTACATTTTCATTCGAAAAATCAAACTGCGGCGTTTTATCCGTGGAAATTTTCTTTTCACCGCTTCTGTAAGTGACCGTCCAAGTGTAAGTGTCATTTTTTCCGACTGGTGCAGATTCAAAAGTCACTTTATTCTGAGCTGTTTTAAATTCCCGCAATTCTTCGACTTTAATATCACATTCCACTTTTTCAGGAGCCAAAATAGATTCAAGTGGCGCAATTATTTGAATCGTCTTCTCACATTTCAACAATCCAGTAGCAGACTTTCCTTCTACTGACAAAACCGCAGTTCCGGGAACAGACCCCTTGATGGTGACCTGTGGAATATTTGTTTCAGTTTCAAAAATCAGTTTCTGATCATCGTGTTTCCACTGCAGACAGTTTGTGCAAGGTTCCTGATTAGAATATACGGTATACAATTGTTTTTCACCCACCTGAACCTGGTCAGTCCCTTTAATTACGCATTGTGCGGAAAAAAGACTGAAACTCAAAATGGCAAAAAGGAAGGTTAAATTTTTCATGGTTACTTTTTTAGGCATTAAACCTGAATGACTCCTAAATTAAATTTTTCAGTAATCGGAGCATGATTTGCCGCTTCTATTCCCATCGAAATCCATTTTCTGGTATCGACTGGATTAATGATGGCGTCCGTCCATAATCTGGCTGCAGCATACGTCGGTTCAGTTTGTTTCTGATATCTTTCTGAAATGGTTTTCAAAATTTCCTGCTCTTCTTCTGCAGAAATTTCTTTTCCTTGCTTTTTCAAAGTAGAAGTTTGAATTTGAGCCAAAACTTTTGCGGCCTGACTGCCTCCCATTACGGCAAGTTCTGCCCAAGGCCACGCAATAATCAATCTTGGATCATATGCTTTTCCACACATTGCGTAATTTCCGGCACCATAAGAATTTCCTGTAATCACTGTAAATTTGGGAACCACAGAATTAGAAACTGCGTTCACCATTTTCGCTCCGTCTTTGATGATTCCACCTTGTTCTGATTTTGATCCCACCATAAATCCGGTAACATCCTGTAAAAATATTAAAGGGATTTTTCTTTGGTTACAGTTTGCAATAAATCGGGTGGCTTTATCTGCAGAGTCCGAATAAATAACGCCGCCAAACTGCATTTCTCCTTTTCCGTTTTTTACTAATTTACGTTGATTCGCAACAATTCCAACACTCCAGCCATCGATTCGGGCGGTAGCGCAAATAATTGTTTTTCCGTAATCTCCTTTATATTCCTCGTATTCTGAGTTATCAACCAAAGACTTTATAATGTCAAAAGTATCATATTGTTCTGTTCTGGAAACTGGCATATGTCCGAAAACCTCCTCCACTTTTTGTTTTGGTGGGAAACTTTCAATTCTGTCGAATCCGGCTTTTTCGTAATCGCCGACTGACTTCATTATATTTTTAATTCGGTCTAAAGCATCTTTGTCATCTTTTGCTTTATAATCGGTTACCCCTGAAATTTCGCAATGCATGGTCGCACCACCCAGACTTTCATTATCAATGGTTTCTCCAATTGCAGCTTTTACTAAATAACTTCCGGCTAAAAAAATAGAACCTGTTTTATCAACAATCATGGCTTCGTCGCTCATAATCGGTAAGTACGCTCCACCCGCAACACAACTTCCCATAACGGCAGAAATCTGAAGAATTCCCATGGAACTCATTTTTGCGTTGTTTCGGAAAATTCTGCCAAAATGTTCTTTATCGGGGAAAATCTCATCCTGCATCGGCAAGAAAACCCCTGCAGAATCTACAAGGTAAATAATGGGTAGTTTATTTTCCATTGATATTTCCTGTGCGCGAAGATTCTTTTTTGCTGTAATAGGAAACCAGGCTCCCGCTTTCACCGAAGCGTCATTGGCCACAACCAAACACTGTCGTCCTGAGACATACCCCATCACTACTACTACGCCGCCGCTCGGACAACCGCCCTGTTCTTCATACATTTCATAACCTGCAAAGGCTCCGATCTCAATTGAATCCGAATTTTTATCCAGAAGATAGTCGATTCTTTCCCGTGCGGTAAGCTTTCCTTCATCACGCTGCTTCTGCAATCTTTTTTCGCCGCCCCCTTTTTTTATTTCAGTGAGCAAACTGTTTATCGCGCCGAGTTTCAATTTATTCTGATCTTCTCTTTTATTAAATTCTAAGTTCATAGGTTGCAAAAATTTGTCTAAAGGTAAGATTTTTTAAAATAATTTACGACGCAATACCCGCGTGGCAGTAATACTTTGACGGTCAGAAAATTATTTACAGAAAACTTTAACATTTTAAAAAAAATAAATGGCTAAATGTCTCGTTTAAACAACGAGAAATTACCTTTAATTTCATCCCTAGTTTATTTTTTTTAATAGTTTATTATTTGAAGACCCTGAAAGTTTTAAAAATTTTCAGGTTTTTTTTTACCTAAAAATCATTTTGGGAATAACCACGAAATCGAAAAGGGATTTGTAGATTTGCAGAAGTTCAAAAAATTAAATACTGTGTTCAAAAACTCCGCTCTTTTCCGACTTCATTTAATTGTTTTTTTGTGGGGTTTTACCGCCATTTTAGGTAAACTGATTCACGCAAACGCAAATGTATTGGTGTTCTACCGAATGGCTTTTGCGGCCTTTTTTCTTTTCATATTTATTCGATTCTACAAAAAGGAAAGCATTAAAGTTTCTAAAAAACTTTTTATACAACTCTCTATAATTGGGGGTTTTATGGCGTTTCACTGGCTTTGCTTTTTCTATTCTATTAAAGTTTCTAATGTTTCTATCGCCTTAAGCTGCCTTTCTCTTTCTACGCTTTTCGCCTCCATTTTGGAACCGATTATCTTTAAAAGGAAAGTTGACATTATAGAAGTTATTATGGGAATCGTAATTGTTCTTTGTATGGGCATGATCTTTAAAACTGAATTTCAATATAAAGAAGGTATTTTTTACGGGATACTTACCGCACTTTTCGGAACTATATTTTCTGTTTTTAATGGAAAGATCTTTGGTAAGACAAGCTCCGGAAACATTATTTTTTACGAAATTTTTTCCGGCCTTCTTATTTTGACGATTTTCTATATGGTCACGGGACAAATTTTTCAGATGAACGAAATAAGTGGTCGTGATTTAGCGTTAATTATTATATTAGCAAGTATTTTTACGGCATTTCCGATGCTGGAATCGGTGAACCTCATGAAATATATTTCTCCTTTTACCTTGATTTTAACGGTAAATTTAGAACCGGTTTACGGAATTATCCTTGCTTTTTTTATCTTTGGAGCTTCGGAGGAAATGAGTCCGATATTTTATGTCGCTTCTTTGATTATGATCTTGGCCATTGTAGTTAATGGTGTTTTGAAATCTCGAAAAAACGCAGCTGTAAAAAAAGTACCGCATTGATGAAAAAATTATTTTTTGCCACTCTACTCGCCACGGGAATTTGTTCTGAAGCGCAGATTGTACGTAAATATTCCAATGAATTCTTAAGCATTGGTGCAGGAGCGCGTGGTCTTGCAATGGGTGGCGCCGTAATTTCAAACCAAAATGATGTGTACTCGCCCATGTGGAATCCTGCGGGTTTACTGGGTATTGACCGCGATTGGCAAGGAGCTGCAATGCATGCAGAATACTTTGAATCTATTGCAAAATATGATTACCTCGCCTTTGCCAAACCACTGGATAATAATGGAGGCGTTTTCGCGATTTCAATTGTTCGTTTGGGAATTGACAATATTCTTAATACTACGCAATTAATCGATCCGGAAGGAAATATAGATTACGATAAAATTACAAGTTTTTCGCAGTCGGACTACGCAGCTTTGCTTTCTTATGCCTTTCACCCCGGTGGAAATCAGAAATTAGATGTAGGGGTAAATGCAAAACTGGTCTACAGAAACGTAGGGAAATTTGCGAGCGGATATGGTTTTGGATTTGATGTAGGTGCAATTTACCATTCCGATGACGGCTGGAACTATGGAGCGGTTTTAAAAGATGCGACAACAACAGTTAATTTTTGGACGGTTAATCAGAAAGAACTTTCTACGGTGGTAAACGGGGAAGAATTCAATCCGGCACCAAAAGACAAACTGGAAATCACGATGCCTAAACTGAACATCGGAGTGAGCAAAAACTTTGAGCTGAGCCGAGAGTTCGAATTGTTACCCGAAGCAGGATTAAACGTTGATTTTGCCAAAACTGCTGCAGTTATTTCAACTGATTTTGCAAGTATTACTCCATATGCCGGAGCTGAACTGAAATTCCAGGATATGATTTTTGTGAGAGTAGGTTTAAACCGCTTTCAAACGATTACCGATATCGAGAATTTAAAAAGAAAAGTTTCCTTCCAGCCAAGTGCGGGAATTGGCATTAAATACCAGGGCTTAACACTTGATTACGCGATCACCAATTCTGGGATTGGCGGTTCTAATTTTTACTCTAATTTCTTTTCTTTGAAATTGGATATGGGTGATTTTAGAAATTAATTCAGCATTTTAAAATTTACATTTTAAGAACACGCTCTTCAGCATTATTTTTTTAAAATTACTATCTTCACTTTAAATTACATTATGAAAAAATTTCTGCAGATCTTGCCTCTCTTTTTAATAATTTCTTTGTTCGGACAAAATGTTTCTGATTACCAATACATTTATGTCCCACAAAAGTTCACCGATTTTGAGCAGAATAAATATGGTTTAAATGATTTGTTAAAAGAGAAACTGAAGCAAAAAAAGTTCATCATTCTTAATGAAAATAAGACGGAATGGCCTACGGAAGCAAAACAGGATCCTTGTGAGGTTCTTAACGCTGACGTTGTTAACACCAGCAATATTTTTAAAAACCGACTTAAAATTGAGTTTAAAGACTGCCACAATAAAACAATCGCTTCCATAGAAGGCAAATCTTTTATAAAGGAATTCGACGAAGGATTGCGCGATGCTTTACAAAATGCGACAAATTCAATCTCAATATCGAACTATAAAAAAACAGTTGCTTTACAAAAAGAGGAACCTAAAAAAGAGAATCGATCTGTAGAAGAAGTGAAAGATATTCAAATTGTTCCGGCCCCAAAAACACTGGCAACCGCAGATCAGAAAGCTGAAGTCTATCAAAAAGGC
This DNA window, taken from Kaistella carnis, encodes the following:
- a CDS encoding phosphatase PAP2 family protein produces the protein MSNNYAQQKDSVKIKNQRFDFQYKKLYVPAGLMISGIIADGRGKESLKNEIVEERNEHLFGFENHLDDYAQFLPFAAIYGFEIAGMKPRTDYKNRTAILVKGQLVNLGLVYILKKSLKETRPDGTAYSFPSGHTANVFAGATMLSIEYGEQHKWVPYAAYGVATTVGAMRMINNKHYISDVLFGAGLGILSMKAAYWTHQYKWNRPKADQDPLTVLYTSPKN
- a CDS encoding putative type IX sorting system protein PorV2: MKKLFFATLLATGICSEAQIVRKYSNEFLSIGAGARGLAMGGAVISNQNDVYSPMWNPAGLLGIDRDWQGAAMHAEYFESIAKYDYLAFAKPLDNNGGVFAISIVRLGIDNILNTTQLIDPEGNIDYDKITSFSQSDYAALLSYAFHPGGNQKLDVGVNAKLVYRNVGKFASGYGFGFDVGAIYHSDDGWNYGAVLKDATTTVNFWTVNQKELSTVVNGEEFNPAPKDKLEITMPKLNIGVSKNFELSREFELLPEAGLNVDFAKTAAVISTDFASITPYAGAELKFQDMIFVRVGLNRFQTITDIENLKRKVSFQPSAGIGIKYQGLTLDYAITNSGIGGSNFYSNFFSLKLDMGDFRN
- a CDS encoding YceI family protein, with protein sequence MANKWNLDPSHSEITFKVRHMMISNVKGSFNTFTAEMEAEDDTFKNAKVKATIQTDSISTNSADRDKHLKSEDFFNVEANPQITFETDSLNNEITGNLTMNGVTKPVQLDVEFGGINVDPYGQTKAGFSFEGKIKRSDFGLNWNAALETGGVMVSDEVKIAGELQFVKA
- a CDS encoding acyl-CoA carboxylase subunit beta, whose protein sequence is MNLEFNKREDQNKLKLGAINSLLTEIKKGGGEKRLQKQRDEGKLTARERIDYLLDKNSDSIEIGAFAGYEMYEEQGGCPSGGVVVVMGYVSGRQCLVVANDASVKAGAWFPITAKKNLRAQEISMENKLPIIYLVDSAGVFLPMQDEIFPDKEHFGRIFRNNAKMSSMGILQISAVMGSCVAGGAYLPIMSDEAMIVDKTGSIFLAGSYLVKAAIGETIDNESLGGATMHCEISGVTDYKAKDDKDALDRIKNIMKSVGDYEKAGFDRIESFPPKQKVEEVFGHMPVSRTEQYDTFDIIKSLVDNSEYEEYKGDYGKTIICATARIDGWSVGIVANQRKLVKNGKGEMQFGGVIYSDSADKATRFIANCNQRKIPLIFLQDVTGFMVGSKSEQGGIIKDGAKMVNAVSNSVVPKFTVITGNSYGAGNYAMCGKAYDPRLIIAWPWAELAVMGGSQAAKVLAQIQTSTLKKQGKEISAEEEQEILKTISERYQKQTEPTYAAARLWTDAIINPVDTRKWISMGIEAANHAPITEKFNLGVIQV
- a CDS encoding S9 family peptidase codes for the protein MKLSKLSFLVLFSGSCLFAQNQKFTIAEAVNGLRSNLAVKNISQFSWSDDGKSYYQATKNGYLVTDLATQKQDTLVSLHQLNTTLSLDKKLKSFPRITFVTKDKGYFSQNSQDFWIERSGKVWKIKEGISRDKEAENAEAFSDNEGFVYTIKNNLYYTKNGKVIQITNDSNEDILNGQAVHQREFGITKGIFISPDNSRIAFYRMDQSMVKDYPIIDWSVVPAVNKNIKYPMAGTPSHHVTLGIYDIKTNKTTFLNTEGDPEQYLTVITWSPDSKSVFVGVLNRDQNDLKMNQYNASTGSFMKKLFEEQSDKYVEPQQPLLFFPNSNTDFIWQSQRPGYNHLFHYNVDKGLVAQLTKGDWLVTDVLGFNEKKKEIFYVSTQESPLERHLYKVDWTNFKTQRLDQGAGMHSGILSKDGNHLYDIYSNATTPRSVNLINTNTAKVKNILTAENTLKTYQRPEIKNVTLKADDGTPLYGKIILPTDFDANKKYPVIVYLYNGPHAQLVTDSFPASGNLWYEFMAQKGYIVFTMDGRGSSNRGLKFEQAIFRHAGETEMKDQLQGVAYLKSLPYVDADRLGIHGWSYGGFMTTSFMLKHPDVFKVAVAGGPVIDWNMYEIMYTERYMDSPQNNPEGYKQANLLDKVQNLKGHLLMIHGAQDNVVVWQHSMNFLKAAVDHGVQMDYFVYPGHEHNVLGKDRVHLMQKVTDYFDEYLKK
- a CDS encoding DMT family transporter gives rise to the protein MFKNSALFRLHLIVFLWGFTAILGKLIHANANVLVFYRMAFAAFFLFIFIRFYKKESIKVSKKLFIQLSIIGGFMAFHWLCFFYSIKVSNVSIALSCLSLSTLFASILEPIIFKRKVDIIEVIMGIVIVLCMGMIFKTEFQYKEGIFYGILTALFGTIFSVFNGKIFGKTSSGNIIFYEIFSGLLILTIFYMVTGQIFQMNEISGRDLALIIILASIFTAFPMLESVNLMKYISPFTLILTVNLEPVYGIILAFFIFGASEEMSPIFYVASLIMILAIVVNGVLKSRKNAAVKKVPH
- a CDS encoding DUF1801 domain-containing protein; translation: MKIEANSVEEYLNQVPEERKASFRKLYETVSQNLPPGFQDQLSYGMIGWSIPLETYPAGYHCTPNTPLPFINLASQKNFIALYHMGIYANPELLNWFVAEYPKYSPRKLDMGKSCIRFKKVEDIPFELIAELCQKITPEDWITLYEREFKKK